TGGTTCTGAAACAAGTAATAGTGTTACACTTAACTGGTCAGGCGGCAGCGCAGATAATTATTATATTTTTTACAGGTACGGGTCAACTCCACCTGTTTCTGCAACAGACCCTCTTTGCGCAAATTTGCAAGCACCTATTATTGTAGCGGGAAATTCATCTTCTACAACAATTAATGATTTACCGTGCGGCACTGATTTTAGTTTTGCAGTTATTGCTGAAAAGAATTACGGTAAATATGCTGCAGCGGGCGGAACAACAAATGCGTCAACTTCTTCATCTGCTTCTTGTCTTAATTATCCTATTTTTGGCGATGGCGGTTTTGCAAGACAAATTGTTTCATCTATTACAGGTGATACAATTTTTGCTGCAGGATTTTTTACCAAAGTGTATTCAAAAACAGGAACATCTTACCCGAGAAATTATATTGCTGCTTTTGATGCAGCTACAGGAAATGTTCTGGATTGGAATGCCAGTACAAATGCTCAGGTGAACGGAATTTGTATAAGTAAATCTACGGGAAAAATTTATATAGGCGGACAGTTTACAACAGTAAATGGCACGGCAAGAAGTTATGTAGCCAGCCTGAATTCCGACGGTACATTGAATACATCATTTGTCCCTCCAACTCTTAACGATGGTATTGGCGGCGGCGGCGGAACATGTATGACATTAAATAAAACAGAAGACACTTTATATTTCTGGGGGCAGTTTACTAATTTCACAGATGCTGGCAATGTTACTCATAACAGACATCATATTGTTGCCCTTGTTGCTGCAGACGGAACGCCATCTGATTTTGACACTCCGACAGACTACATTTCAACAGGAACCTGTAGATTTTTTGTGCTTTCTCCAAACGGAAGATCGTTGTTAACAGGATGCAATACCGGCGGACAGAATTTAAATTCAATCGATCTTGCAACAGGAACTTTGGATTTTGATTTCCAAGTAAGCGGGGGATTGGTTGCCAGCGGATGGTATGACGGTTCAAAATATATGTACTTCGGCGGCGGATTCAGTCAGTTCATGGGTAATACCTCGGTGCAGAAACTCGCTAAGGTTGATATGTCAGGTCCGACTCCCGTACTAGTCAGTTCATTTAATAATTCCGCTGCAACGTATCCGGGCTCTACAGTACGATGTATGTGGGGAAATTCAACATCTCTTTATCTGCTTGGTGATTTTTTTGCATTAGGCGGCACAGCAAGGCAGCACCTTGCAGCTGTAAGTACAACAGACTGCTCACTTCAATCATGGAATCCGGGACTCTCTGCTGATTACAGCAACGGTACCCCCGGAAATATGTTTATCGTTCCTAAAACAGGAGTATCATATATTTCATTTGCATCTGCTCCAAATAATACAAATTTCTTTGCGTATCCGTTTCCTGTTTCACCTTCCAATCTGAACGGTTCGACATCTAATAATGTTGGCGCAGGAGCAACAGTGAACTTCAGTAATTCAGGCGGTGCAATTGCCCTGCTCATTACAACCGGTTCAAACCTGGGGAATACCACTGTAACAGTTTCAGGCGCAAACGGAGATACAACTATCGTTAACGGATTTACGGTGATGGATAGAATTGTAACTATCACTCCTACCACTCAGCCGACGGATAATGTAACGGTTCATATCTATGCAACAAAAGCTGAGATGGATTTCTTTGCATCAATTCATCCTTCATTCGGTAACTCAGGTAATAATTACAACGGATGTAAAGTGCACAGACTTGGTGCAGGCAATGCATACGTTCAGACATTTACACCGGTAATTACAATTAACGGAGATATTGTAGATATTTCATTCGATACTCCCGGCTTTTCATCTTTTGCAATGAGTGATGACGGAGTGCTTCCCGTAGAGCTGGCAGCGTTTACTTCATCGGTAAATAAAAACGATGTAACTCTTAACTGGAGAACAACATCGGAACTGAATAATTCGGGATTTGAGATCGAACGAAAAAAATCAAATGAAACTGTATGGAACAGAGTTGGAAACGTAACAGGAAAAGGAACATCTAACGTTGAGAACACTTATAAATTTGAAGATAAAAATATTCCTTCAGCGAGCTATAATTACAGATTGAAGCAGATTGATTTCAACGGTAATTATCAGTACTACGATTTGGTGAATGCTGTTACAGTAGGTGTACCGACTAAATGGAATTTATCACAGAACTATCCAAACCCGTTCAATCCTACTACAAAGATAAACTTTGATATTCCGAAAGAATCGTTTGTGAAAATAAATGTATATGATATATCGGGAAGGTTAGTAGCAAATCTTGTGAACGAGAAAAAAGATGCAGGATATTTTACGGTAGAGTTTAACGCTTCTTCACTTGCAAGCAGTGTTTATTTCTACAGGATAGAAACTGAAGCATTTACCATGACTAAAAAAATGATGGTAGTAAAATAATAAAAGTTATTTTTTCATAGTAGTATTATCATAAGGAAAAAAGTGACCTGTCTGTTTTGGCGAATCGGCAGGTCCTTTTTATTTATTTTAATTTATTGAAGAAAATTACTTTATCGGATTAGGGTTATTAATATAATGAACTTCAACAGCTTTTTTTTCTGCAGGTAAAATTGCGGCGACAATCATAATAAGAAAACTAATCATCCATAAATATAGTCCCGGTCCGAAAGATACATCCTGCATATTTCCGCCTTCATCTTTCATAATCTGAGATACACCAAATGCTCCGAACGATAAAAACAAACTTACTATAGAAAGCATCGTAGTTGCAATCCGCATCCATGTCTTTTTTCCTGTAAGTACCAGCACCACATTTATAAAATACGGGAAGTTTGCAAGCCAGGCTACGAACGCAGCAAATCCCGATGTAAAAGATAACCATCCGAATAAAAGACAAATTATTCCAAGCAAACCGCCATCGGCAATCTTGTCGTTATATGCATTTATACAGCATGCAACAACGTAGAATAACATAGAAACGATAACTAAAATCTTTTTGATTGCAGGCATATTATTTTTAAAAAATTATTATATAGGATTTGGATTATTAATGTAATTCACATTTGCTTTCTTTTTCTCTCCCGGCAATGCGGCAGCAACTACCATTATAAGGATACTAAAGAACCATAAATATAATCCTAATCCATAAGCCGCAAGCTCGGTATGCCCTCCTTCATCTCTCATTAGTTCGGTTACATCAAAAGCGCCTAATGCAAGAGAAACAGTAACAACGGCTATTATAGATGTTACTACTCGGGACCAGGTTCTTTTTGAAAATAGAACCATTACAACATTAACATAGTATGGAAAATTTGCAAGCCAGGCAAAAAAAGCGGATGGATTAAATACCAGAGCCATCCAGCCAAAACCAAGACACATAAATCCGTTCCATGAATTATCACTCTGCATACCGATATACGCAGGACTGAAAATAGAAATTAGATAAAAAAAGATTGATACTAAAACAAGAATTTTTTTAGCTGAAGGCATTGGGGTTAAATTTTATTTCTGAAAAATTAAAGTTTACATCCTTTACGGACGATTATCTCTGAGCCCTCGGCAAGAAAAACAGAAGAAGGGATTGTTTTATTTAAAACGGAAAATCTTTCACCGTAAAGTTTTCCGAAGTCGCAATTTATTTCGTGGTTCTTTACTTCATGCAGCTTCCATTTCGGATGCTCGACCTGATACTCTGATGTTTCGTTTTCATTTACCTTAGTATATCCCCAGTAATGCTCGGTAATAAATTCTTCTTCCGAGCACGGTTCAGCCATAAAGGATTTTTTATCAGCGCCGGTTTTAATATAATTCCATTCGTTTTCAAAATTCCAGAAGTAACCAACATTAATTGCTATATCTGAAATGTTTAATTCATTTTTCATTGGCATAGAATCGTACTTTTCGGCATATAAATTATTCGCAACGAGCTTAATTAAAGATTTCGGTACAATTTCTTTTATAAAAGTTACTCCTCGTTTTATTTCTGCACCTGCATCATATTTCACATAAAATCTTAAATTCACTTCTTCAAAATTTCGGTGAAAAGGAATTGGAAGCCCTAGTACTTTTGTATCTAAAAACATGAAGCCTACAAGACTTACAAAACATCTCGAATTATGGAAATCGAGCTCCGTTTTTTTGGGGACAAAATCTTTTAGCAGCTCCGGGTCAATCTCATAATTTGCCATTACGAGATTTTTCCAAAATGCAGTTAAAAATTTTGATTTTTGCGCCGTTTTTATCACTTATTAATATAATAATTGAGATTGATAATTAAAAAGAACTTACGGATATTAGTAACCATAATTAAATCAAAAATGAAAAAGTTTACAACTATTATTTTACTGTTATTAATAAATGTTTCCTTTGGTCAGTCAATAAGCAACATGACCATGCTGGGGAATAAAAGCGAATTTGTTTCAGGCGGAACACCAACCGGATTTCATTATTCATCAACATGGGGATATACTGCTCCTAATGGCAGAGAGTATGCAATCCTCGGCCACTATGCAGGAACAACTTTCTATGATATTACTGATGCTCCTACATTAATAAGAACATGCGGAACAGTTGCAGGTCCCGGCTCTCAATATAATTACCGTGAGTTCAAGACTTATTCTCACTATGCGTATATAGTATCGGAAGGCGGACTCGGCGTGCAGATTGTTGATTTACAATATCTGCCGGATTCAGTTCATTATGTTAAGAGTTTTACCTTCAGTGGTTACACACGTTCACACTCAATTTCAATCGAAGGAAAATATTTATATTGCAATGGCGGAAATTATAATAACGGCGGAGTTTTTATTCTTGATTTAACTGACCCTGTAAATCCTGTAAAACGCGGACAGTGGGGAACACGTTACGTTCATGATTGCCAGATAAGAAATGATACTATTTTTGCAGCTTGTATAAATAACGGATATTGCGCTATACTTGATGCAAGGAACAAAGATTCAATAAAGCTCATTAAAGAATTTACATATCCGGGAGCAGTAACGCATAACTGTGCTGTATCGGAAGACAGAAAATATTTATTTACAACGGATGAAGGCGGTTCAAATCATTGCAAGGTATGGAATATTCAGGATGTAATGAATCCTGTTCAGGTTTTTGATATTGCTCCTTATGACGGCGCTTCTATGGTTCATAATGTATATATAAAAGGAGATTCGTTATATATGGCTCATTATCAGGCAGGAGTTATAGTCATGAACATCGCTAACAGAAACGCTCCTGTGGAAGCAGGACATTTTGATACATACGTCGGTCAGGGTACTGCATATCAGGGTTGCTGGAATGTCTATCCTTATTTTGCTTCAAAGAAAATTATTGCAGCAGATATTGCCACGGGATTATATGTATTAAAAATGGGAACTGCATCTAATGTTACACCCAATCAGATTTCAGGAATAGCCGATAAATATACAATGTCTCAGAATTATCCCAATCCTTTTAATCCTGAAACAAATATTAAATTTTCCATTCCTGAAAATTCTTCTGTAATGATTAAAGTATATGACTTGCAGGGAAAAATAGTAGCAGACCTTGTAAACGGAAATTATAACAGAGGAAGCTACGAAATAAAGTTTGATGCAGACAAGTTCAATCTTGCCAGCGGAACATACATGTATAAAATTGAAACGAAAAATTATTCAGAAACAAAAAAGCTTACATTGCTAAAATAAATTATCTAAGAAAGTCAGATTGAGAAAAATATTTGCTGTTTTTATAATGTTGGGTTCCATCATTTCTTTTGCCGGAACGAAGGATACTACTTTAAGCGGAGATTTAAATCACGACAATATAATGGATGTTGTGAAAGTCTCCTTTGTTACCAATGACGGAATGTACAGTTACCTTGCAGGGGATTTTACAGTTGAGATAAACGGAAGCGTTTACAAAGATAAATGTGAAGAAGCGGAAATTTTTGAAGTAAAAATCGTTGATATAGATTCCGATACTCCTGCTTTAATGGTATCATGTTTCGGGACCGGTGACGTTGGAGAATATTTTTTTTACAGATTGAAGAACAAAGAAGTTTTTCCTTTAGGCAGCATTAAGCTTTGGGGAAGTGCTGAAGTTCCCGGAAACGGCAAAATCCTGAGCAATGACTTTATGGGATTCTGGACTTTGCACGGTGAATATATTATAGATAAAGGAACCGGAAAAATTGCAATGGTTAAAAAAGATACTTATGAAGTAAATGTTGATGGGACGGTAAAGACTTCGTTTAAGATTTTAAAATCACGGGATGATAATTCTGATGTTGTTGAAAGCGTGAAGCCCGGCACTAAGTTTACTTTGATGAAATGCGATACTTCACCCGTCTGTAAAAACGAAGGCGGCTATGACGATGAATATGAATGTGACTGGTATCTTTTGAAAACATCAAACGGTAAAGAAGGATGGGTAAGATTAAAAGATTTCAGAGAGAAGGTTGGTGATTTACCCTGGGCAGGATAAAAAGAATTTCGGGTTTGAATAAATTGAATTATACAAACCCGAAAAATTTTATAATTATAGAGCAGGGTTATTTATCATTGATAATCCCAGCAGTCTTTCTTCTTCCGGAGTAATGGAAGCATATCCCCACAATCCGCCTGATGATTTTGCTACTGAAGTAGCAAAAGTAAGGTAGCTTTTATATAACTCAGTCGCGAATCCTTTATCTAATTTCGGCAGTATCTCATTCAGCTTTGCAAGTTCTTCGCTTAATATATTTTGTCTTTCAATTAAATCCTTCGGCAAAGTATTTATTTGCTGGGCAATAGCATCGTGAATGAACTTATCTACTTCCAGGTAGTAATCCTGCAGCATAGATTCGTTGTTCCCAGCTCTGTAATGCGCTATTTTTTCCGAGTAATTGATTTCTTTTTCATCAATATTGTTATCAGCGCCTGCTATTAAAACAGCAATTAAGGCCGGTGCATCGAGCAGGGCAGTTTTTTCTGATTCGTTGAGATTTTTGAATTGTGGTATCATTTTTTATAAATTTTTAGCAATTTACCGATTATAGCACAAACACTAAAGATATAATTTTTTCCTTTTAATCTAAACATAGCATAGCTCAATTTAACCACAGAGAACACAGAACTTTACACGGAGTACACAGATTAAATTTGAATAAAAAAGTGAGTCGCACAATAAAGAATTTTCTGTGCTCTCTGTGAATCAACTCTGTGTCCTCTGTGGTTAAATTAGAAGTTGAATTTTTTAAACCAAAACTGAGTTTAATATTTCATGGAATACAACAGACTGACACCCGAAGAAGAAAGGGTAATACTTCACAAAGGCACAGAAATGCCTTTCACAGGAAAATATACAAACAACAAAGCAAAGGGCGTTTACACATGCAAAAGATGCGATGCGCCGTTATATAATTCGGATTCCAAATTCGATTCATTCTGCGGATGGCCGAGCTTCGATGACGAAATTCCGGGAGCAGTCCGCCGCGAGACAGATGCCGACGGTATGCGGACGGAAATACTCTGCGCAAATTGCGGAGCTCATCTGGGACACGTATTTACGGGTGAAGGTTTCACTCCGAAGAATACAAGGCACTGCGTGAATTCAATCTCAATGAATTTCAAACCGCTTGAAGATTAAGATCTGTAAAGTTATAAATTAAGAAAGCAGACTACGGTCTGCTTTTTTTGTATATTTAACACTCCTTTGCTTTCTTAGCAATTCTTTTCTATGCCTCTTTTTTTCTCCATCAATAATTCCTATATTTACAAAATTTCCCACCGTATAAGAAAAATTAAATTTTTACTTAAACTTTATATTAAGTTTAAGAGAGTTCTTAATATTTAAAATATTTCTTATCTAAAAAATTGCAGCTCAAAAATCTTCAAAGGAGAGGAGAAACTTAATGCAAAATTTTTACAAATTTATTCTGGCATTTTTATTTCTGGCAGCAGGATTTAATTATTCTAATGCTCAGGTAGTTTTCACTGTATCAGGCACAGTTACAAGTTCTGAAACGGGTGAAGCCATCAGCGGAGCAGTTGTTGCCGCAGGCACAAAAAAAGCCGCCACTGACAGCTACGGCAAATACAGCATCAGCGGATTAATGGCAGGCACATACACCATTACTGCCACTTACGTCGGTTATGTTACAGGCAGCGAAGAAGTTTCTGTTACAGGAAACACAACGGTAAACTTCAACCTGAAAACAGGTTCAGTTAACACCGAAGAAATTATCGTTGAAATTAACAGAGCGAAGGACAGAGAAACACCTGTTGCTTTCACTGACGTAACACAAAAACAAATTGAAGCCCGCATCAACGGACAGGATGCTCCGCTTCTTACAAAAAATGTTCCTGGACTTTATGCATATTCTACTGACGGAGTTGGTAACGGCGAAACTAAAATGCTTGTAAGAGGTTTCTCACAAAATTATGTTCAGGTATTGATAAACGGTATTCCTACAAACGACCCTGAATCAAACTCAGTGTTCTGGTCTAACTGGGGCGGAGTTTCTGCAAACGCAGGCTCAATACAGATCCAGCGCGGCGCAGGTTCATCACTTTACGGCGCAGGTTCATTTGGCGGTTCATTTAACATATTAACTGAAACACCAAGCTTAACTCCATTCTACGGAGCAAATCTTACTCTCGGAAGTCCTTTAAGTACAATGTACGGAATTAATATCGGTACAGGTCTTGTCGGCAAATTTGCCGGCGCGCTTAATGTTGATAGAAAAATCGGCGAAGGCTCACGTATTAGCGGAAGATATGAAGGCTACAATTATTATACTTCGATGTCTTACTACATGACTTCAAAGCAGACATTAAATTTAGTTTTACACGGCGGACCGCAGGAACACGGATTTTCAAACAGCGGTGATGCAGTTTATTTTGCAAAGTACGGTTACAAAGCAAATCCTTCTTTCTTCCTTCCTGTAGATGTTGTTACTCAGCTTCCTGCTAATGCAACAACAGGAAAAGTAAATTACGGATTGCAAGGCGACTACTCAAGGACTCTCGATGACGGAAAATTTGTAAACATTGCTACAAACTTTTTCCATAAGCCTCAGCTAGAACTTCACTACAACAATGATATAAATAATAAGAGCGTTTTAAGAACAACTGCATTCTTATCACTCGGAAGAGGCGCAGGTTCATCATTGAACGGCGGAAGCATAATTAATATCGGACCCACGCTTACAACTTCAGGAGTATTTCAAATCAAGAGACCTGACGTTGGTTACAACGGAACAACAATAGATACTCTTTTAATCAGCAGATTAAACGCAGACGGTTACATTGCCGATTCAAACACTGCCCGTCAATATTTATTGGCAAATGCAAATCAGAGAATCAGTTACTCACTTCACAGCCAGTACGGATTACTTACAAGTTTTTCACAGGATGTAAGCAAAACTTTCAAGTACACAGCAGGTGCAGAGTTCAGAAACTGGAGAGCTGACCACCCTGGGCAATTTACAAATTTATTCGGAAAGCAAACCATCAATCTTACTTATGCATCGGATACAAGTACAGTTGCAGGAGTTGTAAAGACGGCTACATTTAGTCGTCCTGTATATCAGGGTGATCTTGAAGGACCTGCCGGGGATTTAGGAAGTCCTTTCTCCTATAACCTCGCAACTAACGATCCTACATACAGAACTCAATACAGAAACTACAGAGGTGAAGTGCCTCAGCTTACACTTTTCGGGCAAGGTAATTTTATGTTCAACAAACTGAACATTATGACATCACTTCAGTACGTCTGGTACAAATATACATTGACTGAAAACATGCCTTCAGAAAATGCAATCGGTAAGAAACTTACAGCCGCTCAGGTTTCTGCTTTGGGACTTGTGAATGAAGGACCTGACGGAGCAGGAAAATTTTATATGAAAGGAACAGATAACAGATTTTATGAATTTACTCTGGTAAATAATTCACGTTCACGCGGATTCTTCCAACCGAAAATAGGTTTCAACTACAACGCAACACAAAATATAAATTTCTTTGGTAACTTTGCGCACGTTGAAAGATTTGTTGACCTTGGTGTTTATTACAATCAGGGAAGAATAAATGAAAACGCAGAAGACGAAAAATCAAATCAGTTCGAAGCAGGTTTCGGATTCGGTAATGACGATGTAAACTTTAAAGTAAACGGATACTACATGCTCTGGCAGAATAAGGCTGCAAGCATTCAGGATATCACACAGGCTGGCCAGCCCGGTTACGACAGAAACGGATTTAAAACAGAACTTGTAGGAACATCAGAACACAAAGGTGTTGAAGTTGAATTAAGTATCGGCATTGGTAAATTTATTAAAGTACCGGGACTTGGCTTAACCAGCTCATTTACTTTTATGGATAATACTTGGAAGGAAATTCTTGCAAGCGTAATTAATAATCCTGACGGCTCTTTGAGAGTATTTAACAACAACGCAAGAAATGCTAACGGCGATAAAATAAATGTTTACTATAATGATTTATTAGGAAAGCATCTTGCCAGCGGACCGCAGATGATGATTAACGCAGGATTGAATTATACATATAAATCTTTTTTCACAGGTGTTGATATGAACTTTGCAGCAAGAGATTATTTCTTAGACGGCGAAACATACGGCGCAATTACATCTGTTCTTATCGGAACAAACGGTTCAAAAGAAATTTATCAGACAACTTTTGATAACCAATTACCGACAAGAGCAATTGTAGGAGCATATGCAGGTTATAATTTTAATTTCAACAAGAAATTAAAAGGGCAGCTTACATTACAGTCAGCTAATTTATTTGATAAGGACTATCTTGCATCAGCCGACAGATTCGGTGTAATACCGGGCGAGAAAAGAACTTTCAGAATTAATTTAACTATTGGTTTATAATTGTTATATTATTGCGCCCTTACCTTAGGCAGGCAGGGGCGCAATCTTAAACACTTATCCCAATGTTTAAAGCACTATTTGCTGTTTTGGATTCAGTTGTTGCCTGGTCAATCATATTAATCTATGCCATTGTAATTTTAATAAAACTGGCAGACAAAATTTTTTAATTTGATTTTATCAGGGGCATAAAATCTAATAACAATTGACATAAATTTGATTATACGTTAACACGTTTATTATATACATTTCGTATTGTTGATTTAATTTTCCGATTACATTGAAACATCTACTCCCTCATAAAACAATACTCCTCTTATTATTTTTATTTCTCTGCGCAAATTCTTACTCTCAGACTTCCAAACAAAAATCTCAAAAACCAAAATTAGTTATAGGCATTGTAGTTGACCAGATGTCTAACGATTATCTCTCCCGTTTTGTTAATAAATTTTCCGAGACAGGATTTAAAAGATTACTAAGCAGCGGATTTTATTTTAAGAATTCTTACTATGAATACGTTCCTACCGTTACTGCTGCAGGACATACATCCATATATACAGGTACACTCCCTTCTTTAAACGGAATAATATCAAATGAATGGTACGACAGAGCAAACAATAAAATTGTTTACTGCGCCGATGATAAATCAGTCACAGCAGTGGGGATAGATTCTCCAAAAGAAAAAATGTCACCTGTAAATATTCTTTCTTCAACAGTTACCGATGAATTAAAAAAATCAGACTCGAATTCCAAAGTTCTAAGCATTTCAATAAAAGACAGGGGTTCGATTTTTCCCGGAGGACATCTGGGAAAATCTTTCTGGTTCAACGATGCTTCAGGAAAATTTATTACATCCTCTTATTACATGAATGAGCTTCCTATATGGCTTAATAATTTTAATAACAGAAATCTTAATGATTTTTATTTGAGTCAGTCATGGAATACTCTGTATCCTATAGAAACATATACTGAAAGCACTGCAGACAGCGTGCCATGGGAATCGTTATACAAAGGAATAAAGTCACCGGTGTTTCCCTATGACTTGCCGGCGCTGAGAAGTAAAAATCCTGAGCTGCTTGCTTATACTCCATATGGAAACTCTATTTTAAAAGAACTTGCGCTAACAGTTTTAGAAAATGAGAAAATGGGAAAGGGAAAATCCACGGATTTTCTTTGTGTGAGTTTTTCTTTCCCTGATAAAGTCGGCCATCACTTCGGACCCAACTCAATTGAACTGGAAGACACATATTTAAGATTGGATAAAGACCTCACTGAAATTTTTGATTACATTGATAAAAATATTGGTATGGAGAACACCTTGATATTTCTCACCTCAGATCATTCTGCTGCATCCGCTCCCGGATATTTAAAAAGCATTGGAGTGGAGGCGGGAAATATTAACACAAAAAAATTACAGGATTCAATTGAAACTTATCTTGGAAAAAAATATGGCGACGATGATTATGTGGTATGGATTCAGAATTTACAAATTTATCTGAATAAAAAAGTGCTGGATGCTAAAAACTTATCTTTGGAAAATATTGAAAATGAAATCTGTGACTATCTAAAAAATTATGAAGGTATAAATGAAACTTATACTTTTGCTGGAATAGATAAAGGAATCTACAGCGGTGAAAATTCTAAATTAATATATAACGGTTTTGTTAAAGAAAAATCGGGCGATGTGTTTATGGTTTTAGATTCAAACTGGATATGGAATATGAGCAGAGGCACAACTCACGGCAGCGTTTATAAATATGACAGGAACGTACCGCTCCTATGGTGCGGCTGGAACGTGAAGCACGGAGAGACCGATGAATATAACTCTCAGTGCGATATTGCTCCGACAGTATCGGAAATTTTGAATAT
The genomic region above belongs to Bacteroidota bacterium and contains:
- a CDS encoding TonB-dependent receptor; its protein translation is MQNFYKFILAFLFLAAGFNYSNAQVVFTVSGTVTSSETGEAISGAVVAAGTKKAATDSYGKYSISGLMAGTYTITATYVGYVTGSEEVSVTGNTTVNFNLKTGSVNTEEIIVEINRAKDRETPVAFTDVTQKQIEARINGQDAPLLTKNVPGLYAYSTDGVGNGETKMLVRGFSQNYVQVLINGIPTNDPESNSVFWSNWGGVSANAGSIQIQRGAGSSLYGAGSFGGSFNILTETPSLTPFYGANLTLGSPLSTMYGINIGTGLVGKFAGALNVDRKIGEGSRISGRYEGYNYYTSMSYYMTSKQTLNLVLHGGPQEHGFSNSGDAVYFAKYGYKANPSFFLPVDVVTQLPANATTGKVNYGLQGDYSRTLDDGKFVNIATNFFHKPQLELHYNNDINNKSVLRTTAFLSLGRGAGSSLNGGSIINIGPTLTTSGVFQIKRPDVGYNGTTIDTLLISRLNADGYIADSNTARQYLLANANQRISYSLHSQYGLLTSFSQDVSKTFKYTAGAEFRNWRADHPGQFTNLFGKQTINLTYASDTSTVAGVVKTATFSRPVYQGDLEGPAGDLGSPFSYNLATNDPTYRTQYRNYRGEVPQLTLFGQGNFMFNKLNIMTSLQYVWYKYTLTENMPSENAIGKKLTAAQVSALGLVNEGPDGAGKFYMKGTDNRFYEFTLVNNSRSRGFFQPKIGFNYNATQNINFFGNFAHVERFVDLGVYYNQGRINENAEDEKSNQFEAGFGFGNDDVNFKVNGYYMLWQNKAASIQDITQAGQPGYDRNGFKTELVGTSEHKGVEVELSIGIGKFIKVPGLGLTSSFTFMDNTWKEILASVINNPDGSLRVFNNNARNANGDKINVYYNDLLGKHLASGPQMMINAGLNYTYKSFFTGVDMNFAARDYFLDGETYGAITSVLIGTNGSKEIYQTTFDNQLPTRAIVGAYAGYNFNFNKKLKGQLTLQSANLFDKDYLASADRFGVIPGEKRTFRINLTIGL
- a CDS encoding alkaline phosphatase family protein; translated protein: MKHLLPHKTILLLLFLFLCANSYSQTSKQKSQKPKLVIGIVVDQMSNDYLSRFVNKFSETGFKRLLSSGFYFKNSYYEYVPTVTAAGHTSIYTGTLPSLNGIISNEWYDRANNKIVYCADDKSVTAVGIDSPKEKMSPVNILSSTVTDELKKSDSNSKVLSISIKDRGSIFPGGHLGKSFWFNDASGKFITSSYYMNELPIWLNNFNNRNLNDFYLSQSWNTLYPIETYTESTADSVPWESLYKGIKSPVFPYDLPALRSKNPELLAYTPYGNSILKELALTVLENEKMGKGKSTDFLCVSFSFPDKVGHHFGPNSIELEDTYLRLDKDLTEIFDYIDKNIGMENTLIFLTSDHSAASAPGYLKSIGVEAGNINTKKLQDSIETYLGKKYGDDDYVVWIQNLQIYLNKKVLDAKNLSLENIENEICDYLKNYEGINETYTFAGIDKGIYSGENSKLIYNGFVKEKSGDVFMVLDSNWIWNMSRGTTHGSVYKYDRNVPLLWCGWNVKHGETDEYNSQCDIAPTVSEILNIPKPSKSVGKSLKKILMK